From a single Nicotiana tomentosiformis chromosome 2, ASM39032v3, whole genome shotgun sequence genomic region:
- the LOC104099806 gene encoding cysteine-tryptophan domain-containing zinc finger protein 3 isoform X2, with translation MIYVDGRKGLVLEFGVKTEMKETKLEEGDACNDSTVDPDIALSYIDEKLQDVLGHFQKDFEDGVSSENLGSKFGGYGSFLPTYQRSPSWSCTPSNMRPEGGRRSSVASSSTSLPGRPTAASAYSAVVPAPKAQTANGKTNSAIPPAHENVSALKSEIVKKPTNLSDQKAPKLHIGVGIENLSTQKKAEIYSGLGLDAFPSSSPDDSSIYGEGLSHDLGDSRYESPTSILQIMTSYPMHEGLLLSPLSDDLICLTEKGRFWGKCGSERMIKESFETSVALVNGSHYAKRKASEAGKWKSYDKDVLANGYGNDNQNRSGVQSKEEVDVDVITSEELVSKALKLPLIETKFHGVQSTEVLKEVSIADSMESKSKKTPYRDTRLSGSGSEDMKKNHAGDRYRDFFGDMEADDDNDETGVHEIPSPDSDAVGKKSLVEHNGSIKERVNVRKTEKPCSSGEYPISASNGSTSPDALRASQENQNLGVQVIESSRTKGYGSKASSSGTKQDCSQSSDHVIMNHEEKRRRKNKEKRIFLDNHSDGGTKNAKMRNMSEEDLDVSAKKIKRDDVHRESGTKVKANTMVSGYATHQDADINADRLRQTSQYVCKTENSDQGSDKERKNDHQYQNSAPASNGRRGSSSRNKDKNGAPKYDSDQCMTKDRDILSLSSDQMPLDEEKMTPGKNKFQEKSGVSSDRLKKSSKKDPSGKLLDKNVKGDNQSRIVHHDDAQVGLDVTSYPDKRHAPVPDRDDHRSSKKHVSNKSEQIEVSPKSPLTRDQNETVVFKEPVPGSERENGANLVIVDAFERERSNNSRQGKKAKSHHGKLPNSTAHKVRDVDVPSPVRKDSSSQAATNAIKEATNLKHLADRLKNSGSSESTGIYFQAALKFLHGASLLELDSTKHGELNQSRRIYSSTAKLCQFCAYEYEKMKDMAAAALAYKCMEVAYMRVIYSSQSDANRYRNELQTALQILPPDKAALAKVVGSPQVAGTHVVSARNGSSFMRLINLAQEVNFAMEASRKSRGAYAAVNPGPGDSQCKEGALSVKRALDYNFQDVDGLLRLVRVAMEAISH, from the exons ATGATTTATGTAGATGGAAGAAAGGGGTTAGTTTTAGAATTTGGTGTTAAAACAGAGATGAAGGAGACTAAGCTTGAAGAGGGAGATGCTTGTAATGATTCAACAGTTGACCCTGATATTGCACTCTCCTATATT GATGAGAAACTCCAAGATGTTTTGGGACATTTTCAAAAGGATTTTGAGGATGGAGTTTCATCTGAGAACTTGG GGTCAAAATTTGGTGGATATGGTTCGTTTTTACCTACCTATCAGCGTTCACCTTCTTGGTCTTGTACACCGAGCAATATGCGCCCAGAG GGTGGTCGGCGATCCTCAGTAGCATCATCATCCACTTCTCTGCCAGGAAGGCCCACAGCAGCTTCTGCCTATTCGGCAGTAGTACCTGCACCGAAGGCTCAAACAGCTAATGGGAAAACAAATTCAGCTATTCCACCTGCTCATGAAAACGTCTCCGCTTTGAAAAGTGAAATAGTCAAGAAGCCGACAAATCTATCAGACCAGAAAGCTCCCAAGTTGCATATCGGAGTTGGTATTGAAAATTTGTCAACCCAAAAGAAAGCTGAAATCTACAGCGGGCTCGGTCTTGATGCCTTTCCGTCATCATCGCCGGATGATAGCTCGATATATGGTGAGGGGTTGTCCCATGACCTTGGGGATTCCCGATATGAATCTCCGACAAGTATACTTCAG ATTATGACCTCATATCCAATGCATGAAGGCCTACTATTATCACCGCTTTCGGATGATTTGATTTGCTTGACTGAAAAAGGGAGGTTCTGGGGGAAATGTGGATCTGAACGTATGATCAAGGAAAGCTTTGAAACTTCTGTTGCATTAGTAAATGGATCTCATTATGCAAAGAGGAAAGCTTCAGAAGCTGGGAAATGGAAATCTTACGATAAAGATGTTTTAGCAAATGGCTATGGCAATGACAATCAAAATCGTAGTGGTGTGCAATCAAAGGAGGAGGTTGATGTAGACGTTATCACCAGTGAAGAACTTGTTTCTAAGGCATTGAAGCTCCCTCTTATCGAAACTAAGTTTCACGGTGTTCAAAGCACAGAGGTCTTAAAAGAAGTTTCCATCGCTGATTCCATGGAATCTAAGAGTAAGAAAACCCCTTATAGAGACACTCGCTTGTCTGGAAGTGGTTCGGAGGACATGAAAAAGAACCATGCCGGAGATAGATACAGAGACTTCTTTGGGGACATGGAAGCTGATGACGACAATGATGAAACTGGTGTACATGAAATTCCTTCACCAGATTCTGATGCTGTCGGTAAGAAAAGTTTAGTTGAACATAACGGCTCGATAAAGGAAAGAGTTAATGTTAGAAAAACCGAGAAACCATGTTCATCTGGGGAGTATCCTATATCGGCTTCAAATGGATCAACTTCCCCTGATGCTTTGCGCGCCAGCCAAGAGAACCAGAATCTTGGTGTACAAGTTATCGAATCCAGTCGGACAAAAGGATATGGATCAAAAGCTTCGTCAAGTGGAACTAAACAAGATTGCTCACAATCTTCCGACCATGTCATAATGAACCACGAGGAGAAGAGGAGACGTAAAAACAAAGAGAAGAGAATTTTTCTTGACAACCATTCTGATGGAG GTACAAAGAACGCAAAGATGAGGAACATGAGTGAGGAGGATTTAGATGTATCTGCTAAAAAAATTAAACGAGATGATGTCCATCGTGAATCAGGTACAAAAGTCAAAGCAAATACCATGGTTTCTGGTTATGCAACTCATCAAGATGCTGACATAAATGCAGATCGATTACGTCAAACTAGTCAATATGTTTGCAAGACGGAAAACTCAGATCAAGGATCTGATAAGGAGAGAAAGAATGACCATCAGTATCAGAACAGTGCGCCAGCCTCAAATGGTAGAAGAGGTTCCTCGTCACGGAATAAAGACAAGAATGGGGCTCCAAAATATGATTCTGACCAATGTATGACCAAAGATCGTGATATTTTAAGTTTATCTTCAGATCAAATGCCATTGGATGAGGAGAAAATGACACCAGGAAAAAACAAGTTTCAGGAGAAATCTGGGGTTAGTTCTGATAGATTAAAAAAGAGTTCCAAGAAGGATCCTTCTGGAAAATTATTGGACAAAAATGTTAAAGGAGACAATCAATCAAGAATTGTTCATCACGATGACGCACAGGTTGGATTGGATGTTACATCCTACCCAGATAAAAGGCACGCGCCAGTACCTGATCGAGATGATCATAGATCATCTAAGAAGCATGTTTCCAACAAAAGCGAGCAGATTGAAGTCTCTCCCAAGTCTCCATTAACAAGAGATCAGAAtgagacagttgtatttaaaGAGCCGGTTCCTGGATCCGAAAGGGAAAATGGGGCAAATCTTGTTATAGTTGATGCTTTTGAAAGGGAAAGGTCAAATAATTCACGACAGGGTAAAAAAGCTAAAAGCCACCACGGAAAACTACCTAATAGTACTGCTCATAAGGTCAGGGATGTAGATGTTCCAAGCCCTGTTCGGAAGGATTCGTCGAGTCAAGCTGCTACAAATGCTATAAAAGAAGCCACAAACCTTAAACACCTGGCAGATCGCCTCAAG AATTCTGGATCAAGTGAAAGCACGGGTATCTATTTCCAAGCAGCACTAAAGTTTCTCCATGGCGCCTCCTTACTAGAATTAGACAGCACTAAGCATGGTGAATTGAACCAGTCAAGGAGAATCTATAGCAGCACTGCGAAACTCTGCCA GTTTTGTGCTTATGAATATGAGAAAATGAAAGACATGGCTGCTGCTGCACTTGCTTATAAATGCATGGAAGTTGCATACATGCGAGTAATTTATTCTTCACAGTCCGATGCAAATCGATACAGAAATGAGTTACAAACAGCTCTACAAATTCTTCCTCCAG ACAAGGCTGCATTGGCAAAAGTTGTTGGTTCTCCTCAAGTAGCTGGAACTCATGTTGTCTCAGCAAGAAATGGTTCTAGCTTCATGCGGCTAATCAACTTG GCACAGGAAGTTAATTTTGCAATGGAGGCATCCAGGAAATCACGTGGTGCTTATGCAGCTGTTAATCCAGGGCCTGGAGATTCACAATGTAAAGAGGGTGCATTATCCGTTAAGAGGGCTCTTGATTACAACTTCCAGGACGTGGACGGATTATTACGTCTTGTGCGTGTCGCCATGGAAGCTATCAGCCACTAG
- the LOC104099806 gene encoding cysteine-tryptophan domain-containing zinc finger protein 7 isoform X6, producing MIYVDGRKGLVLEFGVKTEMKETKLEEGDACNDSTVDPDIALSYIDEKLQDVLGHFQKDFEDGVSSENLGSKFGGYGSFLPTYQRSPSWSCTPSNMRPEGGRRSSVASSSTSLPGRPTAASAYSAVVPAPKAQTANGKTNSAIPPAHENVSALKSEIVKKPTNLSDQKAPKLHIGVGIENLSTQKKAEIYSGLGLDAFPSSSPDDSSIYGEGLSHDLGDSRYESPTSILQIMTSYPMHEGLLLSPLSDDLICLTEKGRFWGKCGSERMIKESFETSVALVNGSHYAKRKASEAGKWKSYDKDVLANGYGNDNQNRSGVQSKEEVDVDVITSEELVSKALKLPLIETKFHGVQSTEVLKEVSIADSMESKSKKTPYRDTRLSGSGSEDMKKNHAGDRYRDFFGDMEADDDNDETGVHEIPSPDSDAVGKKSLVEHNGSIKERVNVRKTEKPCSSGEYPISASNGSTSPDALRASQENQNLGVQVIESSRTKGYGSKASSSGTKQDCSQSSDHVIMNHEEKRRRKNKEKRIFLDNHSDGGTKNAKMRNMSEEDLDVSAKKIKRDDVHRESGTKVKANTMVSGYATHQDADINADRLRQTSQYVCKTENSDQGSDKERKNDHQYQNSAPASNGRRGSSSRNKDKNGAPKYDSDQCMTKDRDILSLSSDQMPLDEEKMTPGKNKFQEKSGVSSDRLKKSSKKDPSGKLLDKNVKGDNQSRIVHHDDAQVGLDVTSYPDKRHAPVPDRDDHRSSKKHVSNKSEQIEVSPKSPLTRDQNETVVFKEPVPGSERENGANLVIVDAFERERSNNSRQGKKAKSHHGKLPNSTAHKVRDVDVPSPVRKDSSSQAATNAIKEATNLKHLADRLKVLCL from the exons ATGATTTATGTAGATGGAAGAAAGGGGTTAGTTTTAGAATTTGGTGTTAAAACAGAGATGAAGGAGACTAAGCTTGAAGAGGGAGATGCTTGTAATGATTCAACAGTTGACCCTGATATTGCACTCTCCTATATT GATGAGAAACTCCAAGATGTTTTGGGACATTTTCAAAAGGATTTTGAGGATGGAGTTTCATCTGAGAACTTGG GGTCAAAATTTGGTGGATATGGTTCGTTTTTACCTACCTATCAGCGTTCACCTTCTTGGTCTTGTACACCGAGCAATATGCGCCCAGAG GGTGGTCGGCGATCCTCAGTAGCATCATCATCCACTTCTCTGCCAGGAAGGCCCACAGCAGCTTCTGCCTATTCGGCAGTAGTACCTGCACCGAAGGCTCAAACAGCTAATGGGAAAACAAATTCAGCTATTCCACCTGCTCATGAAAACGTCTCCGCTTTGAAAAGTGAAATAGTCAAGAAGCCGACAAATCTATCAGACCAGAAAGCTCCCAAGTTGCATATCGGAGTTGGTATTGAAAATTTGTCAACCCAAAAGAAAGCTGAAATCTACAGCGGGCTCGGTCTTGATGCCTTTCCGTCATCATCGCCGGATGATAGCTCGATATATGGTGAGGGGTTGTCCCATGACCTTGGGGATTCCCGATATGAATCTCCGACAAGTATACTTCAG ATTATGACCTCATATCCAATGCATGAAGGCCTACTATTATCACCGCTTTCGGATGATTTGATTTGCTTGACTGAAAAAGGGAGGTTCTGGGGGAAATGTGGATCTGAACGTATGATCAAGGAAAGCTTTGAAACTTCTGTTGCATTAGTAAATGGATCTCATTATGCAAAGAGGAAAGCTTCAGAAGCTGGGAAATGGAAATCTTACGATAAAGATGTTTTAGCAAATGGCTATGGCAATGACAATCAAAATCGTAGTGGTGTGCAATCAAAGGAGGAGGTTGATGTAGACGTTATCACCAGTGAAGAACTTGTTTCTAAGGCATTGAAGCTCCCTCTTATCGAAACTAAGTTTCACGGTGTTCAAAGCACAGAGGTCTTAAAAGAAGTTTCCATCGCTGATTCCATGGAATCTAAGAGTAAGAAAACCCCTTATAGAGACACTCGCTTGTCTGGAAGTGGTTCGGAGGACATGAAAAAGAACCATGCCGGAGATAGATACAGAGACTTCTTTGGGGACATGGAAGCTGATGACGACAATGATGAAACTGGTGTACATGAAATTCCTTCACCAGATTCTGATGCTGTCGGTAAGAAAAGTTTAGTTGAACATAACGGCTCGATAAAGGAAAGAGTTAATGTTAGAAAAACCGAGAAACCATGTTCATCTGGGGAGTATCCTATATCGGCTTCAAATGGATCAACTTCCCCTGATGCTTTGCGCGCCAGCCAAGAGAACCAGAATCTTGGTGTACAAGTTATCGAATCCAGTCGGACAAAAGGATATGGATCAAAAGCTTCGTCAAGTGGAACTAAACAAGATTGCTCACAATCTTCCGACCATGTCATAATGAACCACGAGGAGAAGAGGAGACGTAAAAACAAAGAGAAGAGAATTTTTCTTGACAACCATTCTGATGGAG GTACAAAGAACGCAAAGATGAGGAACATGAGTGAGGAGGATTTAGATGTATCTGCTAAAAAAATTAAACGAGATGATGTCCATCGTGAATCAGGTACAAAAGTCAAAGCAAATACCATGGTTTCTGGTTATGCAACTCATCAAGATGCTGACATAAATGCAGATCGATTACGTCAAACTAGTCAATATGTTTGCAAGACGGAAAACTCAGATCAAGGATCTGATAAGGAGAGAAAGAATGACCATCAGTATCAGAACAGTGCGCCAGCCTCAAATGGTAGAAGAGGTTCCTCGTCACGGAATAAAGACAAGAATGGGGCTCCAAAATATGATTCTGACCAATGTATGACCAAAGATCGTGATATTTTAAGTTTATCTTCAGATCAAATGCCATTGGATGAGGAGAAAATGACACCAGGAAAAAACAAGTTTCAGGAGAAATCTGGGGTTAGTTCTGATAGATTAAAAAAGAGTTCCAAGAAGGATCCTTCTGGAAAATTATTGGACAAAAATGTTAAAGGAGACAATCAATCAAGAATTGTTCATCACGATGACGCACAGGTTGGATTGGATGTTACATCCTACCCAGATAAAAGGCACGCGCCAGTACCTGATCGAGATGATCATAGATCATCTAAGAAGCATGTTTCCAACAAAAGCGAGCAGATTGAAGTCTCTCCCAAGTCTCCATTAACAAGAGATCAGAAtgagacagttgtatttaaaGAGCCGGTTCCTGGATCCGAAAGGGAAAATGGGGCAAATCTTGTTATAGTTGATGCTTTTGAAAGGGAAAGGTCAAATAATTCACGACAGGGTAAAAAAGCTAAAAGCCACCACGGAAAACTACCTAATAGTACTGCTCATAAGGTCAGGGATGTAGATGTTCCAAGCCCTGTTCGGAAGGATTCGTCGAGTCAAGCTGCTACAAATGCTATAAAAGAAGCCACAAACCTTAAACACCTGGCAGATCGCCTCAAG GTTTTGTGCTTATGA
- the LOC104099806 gene encoding cysteine-tryptophan domain-containing zinc finger protein 3 isoform X4, whose translation MRPEGGRRSSVASSSTSLPGRPTAASAYSAVVPAPKAQTANGKTNSAIPPAHENVSALKSEIVKKPTNLSDQKAPKLHIGVGIENLSTQKKAEIYSGLGLDAFPSSSPDDSSIYGEGLSHDLGDSRYESPTSILQIMTSYPMHEGLLLSPLSDDLICLTEKGRFWGKCGSERMIKESFETSVALVNGSHYAKRKASEAGKWKSYDKDVLANGYGNDNQNRSGVQSKEEVDVDVITSEELVSKALKLPLIETKFHGVQSTEVLKEVSIADSMESKSKKTPYRDTRLSGSGSEDMKKNHAGDRYRDFFGDMEADDDNDETGVHEIPSPDSDAVGKKSLVEHNGSIKERVNVRKTEKPCSSGEYPISASNGSTSPDALRASQENQNLGVQVIESSRTKGYGSKASSSGTKQDCSQSSDHVIMNHEEKRRRKNKEKRIFLDNHSDGGTKNAKMRNMSEEDLDVSAKKIKRDDVHRESGTKVKANTMVSGYATHQDADINADRLRQTSQYVCKTENSDQGSDKERKNDHQYQNSAPASNGRRGSSSRNKDKNGAPKYDSDQCMTKDRDILSLSSDQMPLDEEKMTPGKNKFQEKSGVSSDRLKKSSKKDPSGKLLDKNVKGDNQSRIVHHDDAQVGLDVTSYPDKRHAPVPDRDDHRSSKKHVSNKSEQIEVSPKSPLTRDQNETVVFKEPVPGSERENGANLVIVDAFERERSNNSRQGKKAKSHHGKLPNSTAHKVRDVDVPSPVRKDSSSQAATNAIKEATNLKHLADRLKNSGSSESTGIYFQAALKFLHGASLLELDSTKHGELNQSRRIYSSTAKLCQFCAYEYEKMKDMAAAALAYKCMEVAYMRVIYSSQSDANRYRNELQTALQILPPGESPFSSVSDVDNLNNPTMVDKAALAKVVGSPQVAGTHVVSARNGSSFMRLINLAQEVNFAMEASRKSRGAYAAVNPGPGDSQCKEGALSVKRALDYNFQDVDGLLRLVRVAMEAISH comes from the exons ATGCGCCCAGAG GGTGGTCGGCGATCCTCAGTAGCATCATCATCCACTTCTCTGCCAGGAAGGCCCACAGCAGCTTCTGCCTATTCGGCAGTAGTACCTGCACCGAAGGCTCAAACAGCTAATGGGAAAACAAATTCAGCTATTCCACCTGCTCATGAAAACGTCTCCGCTTTGAAAAGTGAAATAGTCAAGAAGCCGACAAATCTATCAGACCAGAAAGCTCCCAAGTTGCATATCGGAGTTGGTATTGAAAATTTGTCAACCCAAAAGAAAGCTGAAATCTACAGCGGGCTCGGTCTTGATGCCTTTCCGTCATCATCGCCGGATGATAGCTCGATATATGGTGAGGGGTTGTCCCATGACCTTGGGGATTCCCGATATGAATCTCCGACAAGTATACTTCAG ATTATGACCTCATATCCAATGCATGAAGGCCTACTATTATCACCGCTTTCGGATGATTTGATTTGCTTGACTGAAAAAGGGAGGTTCTGGGGGAAATGTGGATCTGAACGTATGATCAAGGAAAGCTTTGAAACTTCTGTTGCATTAGTAAATGGATCTCATTATGCAAAGAGGAAAGCTTCAGAAGCTGGGAAATGGAAATCTTACGATAAAGATGTTTTAGCAAATGGCTATGGCAATGACAATCAAAATCGTAGTGGTGTGCAATCAAAGGAGGAGGTTGATGTAGACGTTATCACCAGTGAAGAACTTGTTTCTAAGGCATTGAAGCTCCCTCTTATCGAAACTAAGTTTCACGGTGTTCAAAGCACAGAGGTCTTAAAAGAAGTTTCCATCGCTGATTCCATGGAATCTAAGAGTAAGAAAACCCCTTATAGAGACACTCGCTTGTCTGGAAGTGGTTCGGAGGACATGAAAAAGAACCATGCCGGAGATAGATACAGAGACTTCTTTGGGGACATGGAAGCTGATGACGACAATGATGAAACTGGTGTACATGAAATTCCTTCACCAGATTCTGATGCTGTCGGTAAGAAAAGTTTAGTTGAACATAACGGCTCGATAAAGGAAAGAGTTAATGTTAGAAAAACCGAGAAACCATGTTCATCTGGGGAGTATCCTATATCGGCTTCAAATGGATCAACTTCCCCTGATGCTTTGCGCGCCAGCCAAGAGAACCAGAATCTTGGTGTACAAGTTATCGAATCCAGTCGGACAAAAGGATATGGATCAAAAGCTTCGTCAAGTGGAACTAAACAAGATTGCTCACAATCTTCCGACCATGTCATAATGAACCACGAGGAGAAGAGGAGACGTAAAAACAAAGAGAAGAGAATTTTTCTTGACAACCATTCTGATGGAG GTACAAAGAACGCAAAGATGAGGAACATGAGTGAGGAGGATTTAGATGTATCTGCTAAAAAAATTAAACGAGATGATGTCCATCGTGAATCAGGTACAAAAGTCAAAGCAAATACCATGGTTTCTGGTTATGCAACTCATCAAGATGCTGACATAAATGCAGATCGATTACGTCAAACTAGTCAATATGTTTGCAAGACGGAAAACTCAGATCAAGGATCTGATAAGGAGAGAAAGAATGACCATCAGTATCAGAACAGTGCGCCAGCCTCAAATGGTAGAAGAGGTTCCTCGTCACGGAATAAAGACAAGAATGGGGCTCCAAAATATGATTCTGACCAATGTATGACCAAAGATCGTGATATTTTAAGTTTATCTTCAGATCAAATGCCATTGGATGAGGAGAAAATGACACCAGGAAAAAACAAGTTTCAGGAGAAATCTGGGGTTAGTTCTGATAGATTAAAAAAGAGTTCCAAGAAGGATCCTTCTGGAAAATTATTGGACAAAAATGTTAAAGGAGACAATCAATCAAGAATTGTTCATCACGATGACGCACAGGTTGGATTGGATGTTACATCCTACCCAGATAAAAGGCACGCGCCAGTACCTGATCGAGATGATCATAGATCATCTAAGAAGCATGTTTCCAACAAAAGCGAGCAGATTGAAGTCTCTCCCAAGTCTCCATTAACAAGAGATCAGAAtgagacagttgtatttaaaGAGCCGGTTCCTGGATCCGAAAGGGAAAATGGGGCAAATCTTGTTATAGTTGATGCTTTTGAAAGGGAAAGGTCAAATAATTCACGACAGGGTAAAAAAGCTAAAAGCCACCACGGAAAACTACCTAATAGTACTGCTCATAAGGTCAGGGATGTAGATGTTCCAAGCCCTGTTCGGAAGGATTCGTCGAGTCAAGCTGCTACAAATGCTATAAAAGAAGCCACAAACCTTAAACACCTGGCAGATCGCCTCAAG AATTCTGGATCAAGTGAAAGCACGGGTATCTATTTCCAAGCAGCACTAAAGTTTCTCCATGGCGCCTCCTTACTAGAATTAGACAGCACTAAGCATGGTGAATTGAACCAGTCAAGGAGAATCTATAGCAGCACTGCGAAACTCTGCCA GTTTTGTGCTTATGAATATGAGAAAATGAAAGACATGGCTGCTGCTGCACTTGCTTATAAATGCATGGAAGTTGCATACATGCGAGTAATTTATTCTTCACAGTCCGATGCAAATCGATACAGAAATGAGTTACAAACAGCTCTACAAATTCTTCCTCCAG GTGAGTCTCCTTTCTCTTCTGTCTCTGATGTTGACAATTTGAACAATCCAACAATGGTAGACAAGGCTGCATTGGCAAAAGTTGTTGGTTCTCCTCAAGTAGCTGGAACTCATGTTGTCTCAGCAAGAAATGGTTCTAGCTTCATGCGGCTAATCAACTTG GCACAGGAAGTTAATTTTGCAATGGAGGCATCCAGGAAATCACGTGGTGCTTATGCAGCTGTTAATCCAGGGCCTGGAGATTCACAATGTAAAGAGGGTGCATTATCCGTTAAGAGGGCTCTTGATTACAACTTCCAGGACGTGGACGGATTATTACGTCTTGTGCGTGTCGCCATGGAAGCTATCAGCCACTAG